From the genome of Mycoplasma putrefaciens KS1, one region includes:
- a CDS encoding phospho-sugar mutase, translated as MNFDKTNKTYLDWINNPNLDQELKELLLNASDQELSAAFNLELEFGTAGIRGILGAGPGRFNVYTIKKVTIAYAKLLLKKYHNRLQDGVVVGHDNRHNSAKFAKLVAEILTSFGIKAYLFKDNAMKPTPVVSFATKTLNCIGGIVITASHNPSQYNGYKIYDPAGCQLMPEDTDVIASEMDKIQDILNWTFTAKKELLETVSQKVIDKYFEMIKNLEFYKNQQKSKSQIKIVFSAVNGTGTEFTPIVLEQSGYDVIQVAEHAFEDETFKNVINPNPEFDPAWKIPLEYAKKYDADLIIMNDPDADRFGMAVKHNNQFIRLNGNETGPVLIDWKLDNLKRLNKLPKNPALYSSFVTSDLGDRIASEGYGATIVKTLTGFKWMGNEIAKEKDNGLNFVFAYEESFGYVLDDSTRDKDGIQASIMIAEACWYYKQKNMTLIDYLDSLYDKYGYYFTDTINLNFKPEEKDLKIKPLMQSLRTKGLIEIANLKVIKTEDYINGLYNMPGQDLLKFYLEDKSWFAVRPSGTEPKLKIYFIGVDKSHKLAKQKVSAIYQELKQLLEI; from the coding sequence ATGAATTTTGATAAAACAAATAAAACTTATTTGGATTGAATTAATAATCCAAATCTAGATCAAGAATTAAAAGAACTTTTATTAAATGCTAGCGATCAAGAATTAAGTGCTGCATTTAACTTAGAACTAGAATTTGGTACAGCAGGAATTAGAGGAATTTTAGGTGCTGGACCTGGACGCTTTAATGTCTATACTATTAAAAAAGTTACTATTGCATACGCAAAATTACTACTTAAAAAATATCACAATAGATTACAAGATGGTGTAGTAGTTGGTCATGACAATCGTCATAACTCAGCTAAATTTGCTAAACTAGTAGCTGAAATTTTAACAAGTTTTGGAATAAAAGCTTATTTGTTTAAAGATAATGCTATGAAACCAACTCCAGTTGTTTCTTTTGCGACTAAAACTTTAAATTGTATTGGTGGAATCGTGATCACTGCTTCACACAATCCAAGTCAGTATAATGGTTATAAAATTTATGATCCAGCAGGATGTCAATTAATGCCTGAAGATACTGATGTGATTGCAAGTGAAATGGATAAAATTCAAGATATTTTAAACTGAACTTTTACTGCTAAAAAAGAGTTGTTAGAAACTGTTAGTCAAAAAGTAATTGATAAATATTTTGAAATGATCAAAAACTTAGAATTTTATAAAAATCAACAAAAATCAAAATCTCAAATTAAAATTGTTTTTTCGGCAGTTAATGGAACTGGAACTGAATTTACTCCTATAGTGTTAGAGCAATCAGGTTATGATGTGATTCAAGTAGCTGAACACGCATTTGAAGACGAAACATTTAAAAATGTTATCAACCCAAATCCTGAATTTGATCCTGCGTGAAAAATTCCTTTAGAATATGCTAAAAAATATGATGCAGATCTAATTATTATGAATGATCCTGATGCCGATCGATTTGGCATGGCAGTTAAACACAACAATCAATTTATCAGACTAAATGGTAATGAAACCGGACCAGTTCTAATTGATTGAAAATTAGATAATTTAAAACGTTTAAACAAATTACCTAAAAATCCAGCGTTGTATTCGAGCTTTGTGACTTCTGACTTAGGAGATCGTATTGCTAGTGAAGGTTATGGTGCAACTATTGTTAAAACCTTAACTGGATTTAAATGAATGGGTAATGAAATTGCTAAAGAAAAAGATAATGGCTTAAACTTTGTCTTTGCTTATGAAGAAAGCTTTGGTTATGTTTTAGATGATTCAACAAGAGATAAAGATGGTATTCAAGCATCAATTATGATTGCTGAAGCATGTTGGTATTACAAACAAAAAAACATGACTTTAATAGATTATTTAGATTCTTTATATGATAAGTATGGTTATTATTTCACTGATACTATTAATCTAAACTTTAAACCAGAAGAAAAAGATTTAAAAATTAAACCATTAATGCAGAGTTTAAGAACCAAAGGATTGATTGAAATTGCTAATTTAAAAGTCATTAAAACTGAAGATTATATTAATGGGTTATATAACATGCCGGGTCAAGATCTTTTAAAATTTTATTTAGAAGATAAATCTTGATTTGCAGTTCGACCAAGTGGAACCGAACCTAAGTTAAAAATTTATTTTATTGGTGTTGATAAATCACATAAACTTGCTAAACAAAAAGTTTCAGCAATTTATCAAGAATTAAAACAACTATTAGAGATCTAA
- the deoC gene encoding deoxyribose-phosphate aldolase codes for MEVKLNKYIDHTLLKPEATKQEIIKLCQEAKQYDFATVCVNTCWTSLCKELLKDSNVGITNVIGFPLGACLTEVKVFETQQAIKNGADEIDMVLNIGALKDKNYQLVLEDMKQVKQAAKDHVVKCIMENCLLTEDEIVKACQLAVEAGLDFVKTSTGFNKSGATFKDVELMSKTINNQAQVKAAGGVRTYDDAIKMIQAGATRLGTSGGVAIMLGNEHNQGY; via the coding sequence ATGGAAGTTAAATTAAATAAATATATTGATCACACACTATTAAAACCTGAAGCAACCAAACAAGAAATTATCAAATTATGTCAAGAAGCAAAGCAATATGATTTTGCTACAGTTTGTGTTAATACTTGTTGGACTAGTTTGTGTAAAGAACTTTTAAAAGACTCAAATGTTGGTATTACTAATGTAATTGGTTTTCCTTTAGGTGCTTGTTTAACTGAAGTTAAAGTTTTTGAAACTCAACAAGCAATCAAAAATGGTGCTGATGAAATTGATATGGTGTTAAACATTGGTGCTTTAAAAGATAAAAATTATCAGCTAGTTTTAGAAGATATGAAACAAGTTAAACAAGCTGCAAAAGATCATGTTGTTAAATGTATTATGGAAAATTGTTTATTAACTGAAGATGAAATCGTTAAAGCTTGTCAACTAGCTGTTGAAGCCGGGTTAGATTTTGTTAAAACTTCAACAGGGTTTAACAAATCAGGAGCAACTTTTAAAGATGTTGAATTAATGAGTAAAACTATTAATAATCAAGCCCAAGTTAAAGCTGCTGGTGGAGTTAGAACTTATGATGATGCCATTAAAATGATTCAAGCAGGAGCAACAAGATTAGGAACTAGTGGTGGAGTTGCAATTATGCTTGGAAACGAACACAATCAAGGTTATTAA
- a CDS encoding lipoprotein, with amino-acid sequence MKKLLSVLGATGMITSTAIFAVACQKSEPVVIEKKELSSIITVKDLGKDLKDKQDSTIIAKVIEQNPNTSLQEADLQVSDIKESQDKKFTAKISPSEEGKAKFKGEVSVEFKLFDLEANLIDLKEVIKETKVELPKFQWKEEKILERIVRLNHSAKLDKNDLKIEVDKDKMKAKAFPSEQGKSKYKGSVELTLVALSII; translated from the coding sequence ATGAAAAAATTATTATCAGTTTTAGGTGCAACTGGAATGATCACTTCAACTGCAATATTTGCAGTTGCCTGTCAAAAGTCAGAACCTGTTGTTATTGAGAAAAAAGAGTTAAGTTCAATTATAACAGTAAAAGATTTAGGTAAAGATTTAAAAGACAAGCAAGACTCAACAATTATTGCAAAAGTGATTGAACAAAATCCTAACACAAGTCTACAAGAAGCCGATCTTCAAGTTAGTGATATTAAAGAATCTCAAGATAAAAAATTTACTGCTAAAATTTCACCTTCAGAAGAAGGTAAAGCAAAATTCAAAGGTGAAGTTTCTGTTGAGTTTAAGTTATTTGATCTAGAAGCAAATTTAATAGATCTAAAAGAAGTGATTAAAGAAACAAAAGTTGAATTACCTAAATTTCAATGAAAAGAAGAAAAGATTTTAGAAAGAATTGTTAGATTAAATCACTCTGCTAAATTAGATAAAAATGACTTAAAAATAGAAGTAGATAAAGATAAGATGAAAGCAAAAGCTTTCCCATCAGAACAAGGTAAATCAAAATACAAAGGTTCTGTTGAACTAACTCTTGTAGCTTTGAGTATAATTTAA